The Cyclobacterium amurskyense genome contains the following window.
ACATAGGCTGGGTAGATTGATGTGAAAAGCAAATAAAGAACTCTACCGGTAAGCCGTATGAGGGAAAACTTTATTGCCTGTCTGGTTTTTTCGGGGCCTGTCCTGTAGGTAACAGGGTACGGTTTGATAAAGGGTTACTGATTCTTTGCTACTTATTATTATCTTTATAGGTAATTAAATATAGTAGGCTATCAGGCTCTACTCTACCTTGCAAGCAAAAAAAAACTAAAACAATCAGATAGAAAAAGAAACATTTAATTTGCAACATAATTATGGAACGACTTCATCTTGATTTAACGAAAAACAAACTTAAAGGACCAACTCAAGAACAGATAGTTACTTGTAACCAATGGGCTGCAACTGCATTTGACAAATATCATTCTGACTCGAATGCAGAAATTGAATTTAACATTGATGGTATAATAAGAAATGCTATTCTTGAATGGGATTCTAATTTTTCAAAATCTGCGATGAAAGAAAAAATTGATATGGCAAATCACGGGGGTGTTGCAATGGCTTGGTTTATTATGTCAGTTTTGCAATTTTACACTTATGTTGAACAATCTGAAATTGGTGACGGTGTAGACTATCGCTTTAAATACGTTGAACCGGATGATGACGACTTAAATTTTTTGGATGACTATCATTATGTGGAAATTTCAGGGATTTTAGAAGAATCAAAAACAAATTCTTTAAAAGGAAGAATAAAACATAAACATGAACAGATAAAAAAAGGTGGAAAAAGGGACAAGTCGTCATCAGTAATTGTAACACTTTTTAAAAAACCAACTACTGTAAAAGAAATTCATAAATGAAACCTAAACTAATTCATCAAGAAGCAATGGATTATTCCTTTAAGGCAAAAAAGGCTTTAGAGGAAGATAATTATACCGCGGCTTTTGATTTATTTAACAAAGCGGCAGACTTAGAAAGTCAAGTGGCTGAATTCTATTTTGATAAACCTGAATTAGAACCTACTAGGAGTGTAATTATAAGAAGTGCTGCTTATTTAAACATAAAAGCAGGACAAATCGAACAAGCTAAGAAATATATATATTTTGGTTTATTGAATTGCACTGATATCCTAATAAAGAAACAACTCAATAACGCACTAGAACTTGCAGTATCACTGGGGAATTTAAACCCAGATGCAGCTAGTAGGGAATTTAACTACTTGAATTTATTGAGACAGCGTAGCATACACTACATAATTGAACCTGCACATTTGAGTTTTGGTCATTCTGTAAGTTTAGAAAGTATAAAAGATTTTTCTGAAAGTTATCTGAAATCACTAAAAGCATTTGCTGTTTCAAAGTTTAGAAGAGTTTTGAAAACTGAAGAAGAGTTCGAAAAAAGCGTTTTGAATGAAATTGAAAATTTAATCAATCCTTTAGTTACTAGTTCATCCTATGGTAGTTTCAAATTTTCAATTGCAAATGATTTCCTTTCAAGACCAGGAGACAAAAACGAATTAATTAAAATTAAATCAAATATTGTTGCTAATTATCATAAGGAGATTTTCATAAACCCATTGGCAGATGAAGATATTGAAATAATAAAGAAGAGTTACTCAGAAGAAGAAGTTAACGAAATATTTAGACCGCTCACCAAGATAAAATCCAACAATTCTCCATATAAGGTAGGATATTATAATACAGAAAATTTCAATAAAAAATTTGTATCTACAATTGAAAATAAGCAAAAACATAAACTTATAACTGTTAAGCAAATTTCTCAAGAGGATATAGGAGAATTAGAAAGTTCTTTGGTTCATAAACGTAGTAGCAAAGGAGGTCGAACCTCAAAACAAGTTATTTTCAGAGAACAAATGAAGACGGCAGAATATGAAATTAAAGTTTCTGAAATTAATCCGAAAGAATCAAACCCAATACTTCTTGCAGAGGAAATCATTGTTAGTATTAATTTTGATTCAAATAAAGGTTTTACTTTTTCTTTTGCTGATTTTAATATTCAAAATACTGATATTAGTCATCAAAAAGCATTAGAAGGTTTTCATATTAGTTTTTATAATAAGCTAAAGAGACTTGCTAATGAAAGTGAACAGGATTTCTCAAATCAAAAAGATTTAGAAATAGCAAATAGGATTATTAATAATTTAAAAGCATTGGCAGACTAATAAAATAGAAAAATGCTCAAATTTAACTACCTAAGAGAACGCCAGCAAGTAACAGGTGTCTGGTCTGGCACAATGGTGGTTGAAGTGGTTGATTGAATATACTACCTCGCATGACCCCCCCTAGGTGTAGTCTATGCCTTCGTGAGCTGGGTGTAGGTTTGCAACCACACCTTTCTATCCTTTCCAATTTGCAATTGGAAATGGACGGAATTACCAATGATCCACGGTTATCAAACCTTCTAATCCAACATAATTTCATCTGTTTATAATTGTTTTTTTTATGGTCAGAACTTGCCCCAGTTTATCAGGGTGGAATCTCGCTACAATAATCATTTTTTGGCCTGACGATTTCATCATGCTCGATTTCCTGATCTCTTATTTGATAAGCCTCTCCCATAACTAAAAATAATCTATCCTTGAATGAATTGCAAATGAATGCTGCCCGAGTGTATTGTTGATTAGGATAGGGTCTCAAATTTCAGTACAGTATTCAAAATTTTGTCCATTTGTTTACAAGGGGGTCTTCAGAAGCCATTGCAAATGGCATATAAAAGATTTCGACTTCAAAGTAAGTTAGGAATAAAAGGATGTAGAGGATTCTACACCCAGCCGGGGAGCTGATAGTTTGGTACTTCTTATTATCTTTATAGGTAATTAAATAGGGTAGGCTATTAGGCTCTACTCTACTGTGTAATGTAATTTAACATAATTGAACACGCTCTATAAAATATTGTTGCTAATTCCTTTTGTACTATTAAGTACATTCTTAGAATTCTGTGTTGGTAGTGAAGGGTTGGACACCTATATCACATCGTTCATTTCTATTTCACTCACCATTTCAACTTTTTCGATAAGTTTTTCTTTTCTACAATATCAATTTTCTCCCTATAAGTCACTCTTAAAATCAACTTCCAAAAGACAATTGTTTTTTTCTTATCTGACAATTATTTTAGGCCTATTGCCTTTATTTACGCTTTTCATAGATAAGAGCCACGTACCAACTATAAGTCTTTTTATTATCCCAATATTGGCCTATATGCTAATATTCTTACTCGTATTATCAATTGAAGAGTCAAATCCCCTTTTTTTAATAAAAAGGAGGTTAAGGAATAAATCGATTTCAAGATTTTTAAAAGCATATGAGAAAAAAGCTAAAGAACAATTAACTTATCTAAAGAGTTTAGAATTTTCGAAAGCCGATGAAACACCCATGCATGATTTCGGTGAATCGAAATATCAAAATGTTCTAATCAAAAACAACCCTTTTGACTTCCTAAATGAAGTGATTGAGATAAGTATTGCAAATTCCGACACGGAAAAATTCGAAAAGGCGTTTATCTGTTTCATAGAGCTTACAGAAAAGGTATTAAGTAATGAGGCAGTTAAAAAATCTGACTTCAGATTTAAAGCAAACAAGCTAATAACCAATTCTTTTGAAAAATTAACTGTAACAATAAGTGAGCAACCAAATAACAAAAATATACAGAACATATTTCTAGAAAAGATTGGTGTTTATCTTAAAGAAAAGGCTTTAAAAAACCAGCAGACAAGTCAAGTATTTCTGAATATGATAACTGCTCTTACAACGTTTGCAGAACGTATATTGATTACAGATAATCGTGATGGGGCATTATTTATTGTTTCATTAAACAGGCAACTCGCACAAAAAGGAATTTATGATCCACCAGAAGATAATGAAGATAGGTTCTTTGAACTTGATTTACCTGTTTTTCCTGCACAGATAAAAACCATTGGACAAAAAGCCATAGAACTTAAAAACTCTGATTTAACATTCAGGTGCTTAGAAGAAATTGGTTACTTAGGTTGTACAGCAATCAAAAATGACCATTATCAAGTTGGCATTGAAAGCCTGCAGTCGTTGGTACAACTTGGCAGGGAGGCTAGAGCAAATGATGTGAAATGTTTTTGGAGGCATTGTATGTTAGAAACAATCGATCATGCTGAGGAAAGAGTTTGGTGGATGTTGTCATGGGTAACACACCTTGATGAAAAATCTCAAAAAGAATGGGTTGAAACTTTTGAAACTGCATATTCTAGGTTAAGAGGGTTTAAACGTGAAATAGAGATTGCAGATGAAAACGGAAAAAAAGTATTTAGGTTTAAAGACATTGATGAACCTCACAAAGAATCTTTTTCTAAGGACAACTATTATAAAACCGTGGATTACTCAGATATTAAAGAAACTAAGGAATTTAGATTGTATTAAAAAAACAACACACACAATAACTAAGCATTCTGACGGCTGGTACAGCCTAGTCTGAATGCAGTGTGTGTGCCCGGCATGTACATCTGGTATCGAAGATATCAACTTAAGGGTGAAAACCTGTGCGAAGGATTAGCAAGTCGCAATGCCTGTCCCTCGTTGCAGGAGTCCTTTGTTGTAAAGCCCTGAAGCCTCAGGATATGCTTAAAGCGAGACTGAAAAACCGGTATTGAATAGGTAGGTCGGTAATATAAAAAGAAAATGGAGTTAGGGATTTAAATTTAATCCATCTCCAATAAATTGATCGTCAATTTCATAAATTGAAGAATAAATGAAGCGGTTTAGGAATAATATTTGAATTGGGGTAAATTTGTCAAATGTTCTATAGACGGAAAATAATATTGGGGTTAATCGAATTACTTGGTGGAGAAGTAGAAGAATTGCGTTTACAAAAGCTTCTTTTTCTATACGCTAAGAAAAAAACACAATCCGAATATGATTTCATCCCATACAAGTATGGTTGCTATTCATATTCTGCAAAAGCAGATTTAAATACTATGGTCAAGAAGGGGTTTCTGTCTGAGACAGAAAATAAGTACTGCATAGAAGACAAATCGAATTATTTTCAAAAATTGAAACCAGCGGATGCAAAGCTATTAAAGGAAGTCGTTTGGGATTATGGGCAAATGAGCAGGAATGCATTGATCAAACACACGTATTTGAATTTCCCGTTTTATGCAATAAACAGCACTATAGCTAATGAAGTATTGCCAGGTTCCTTGTATGATCGAGTTAAAGAAGCAATACCTAATGATGAAGAAATTACATTGTTTACTATAGGCTATGAAGGGATTTCACTTGAAAAATACTTGCAAAAGCTAATTAGAAACAATGTGAAGCTGTTGGTTGATGTTCGAAAAAATCCGCTCAGCATGAAATTTGGATTCAGTAAAACACTGCTGAAAAGATTTTGTAACAGCTTAAATATTGAATATTTTCATATTCCTGAAGTAGGAATCAGCTCGGATAAACGGCAGCAACTCGAATCCCAAACGGATTATGATAATCTATTTGCAGAATACCGCAAAACAACCTTGTCAGAAACAAAAAAAGCCCAACAGGAAATTCTAAAATTATTAATGCAGTACAAGCGTATCGCACTGACTTGTTTTGAAGCAGAGCCATGCCAATGTCACCGTTCGCATTTAGCTGAATTTATTTCTAAGTCTCCAGACTTCAAATACTCACTAAGACATCTGTAAAAATGACCCTGACTCGAGTTCTCATCACTGTAAAAACCTATCCGACCATTTCTTCAAAATATGATGAATTGGTTTGTACTGCAGGTTTTAAAGAAGATGGAACTTGGATAAGAATTTACCCAGTACCCTTTCGTCAACGGGCTTATACCGAGCAATATAAAAAATACGATTGGATAGAATTAGCCTTGGTTAAAAATACCAGTGATTTTCGCCCTGAAAGCTACAGACCGGCAACTTTAGAAACAGAGATTAAGGTTGTGGGACATGTAGATACTGCAAGAAATTGGGAAGAGCGAAAAGGTGTATGTCTAGGAAAAATCTACTATAACTTATCTGAACTTATAGCAGAAGCCAAAAACAAAAATATTGGGACATCTCTAGCGGTGTTTAAGCCTACAGAGATTTTAGACTTCTATGCTGAGCCTGTAGAACGTGAATGGAGCTCAAAGCAAAAAGCTAATCTTGCTCAACAAAATCTCTTTGAAACCAAATTTGAAGTAGTTAAGAAATTACCATATAAGTTCAAGTTCCGATTTAAAGATGACCAAGGGAAAGTGAGCAATATGATGATTGAAGATTGGGAAACGGGACAGCTTTTTTGGAGGCAATATGCCAAATACGAAGGAAATGAAAAGAAAGCGATAGATGATGTACGTAAGAAGTACTTTGATGACTTTTCCATGACCAAAGACCTTCATTTTTATTTGGGGACAACGCAGAAAAACCATTACGTTTCACACAATCCATTTATGATAATTGGGACTTTTCATCCAAAAATTGAGACCCAAATGAAAATGTTCTAATGCCAACGCTCGACAGCCATACACAATTCCAAACCACTCATTGATAGGATACCAGCCAAAGCTTGTCAAAGAGTATGTTTAACCGATGTAAGGAAAAAATAAAACAACTATCGCTTTCAGACATGCCCATTGGGAAAACATTATTGTTTAACCTGTTTTCCTCGGGGCCTGTCCTGTATTTTCACGTTTGGTGTAAGGCGCTGATTATTTGGTACTTCTTATTATCTTTATAGGTATTAATAAAGTATGCTATCAGGCACTTCGCTACCCTGCAACCAGAAAAACCGTACAAATAACATAATACGAAAATCAATCCACCTTTTTGCCATTAGACAAATTCCGAATAAAATGCAATGACAACCTTTGTGACTATGGACAAATTAATAAACTATCTGTTGGAATTTGGGCAGTTAAATCAACAGCAAATTGACATGATAAAAAGAAAAGCACAGGTATTGGAGTTGAAAAAGGGCGATTACTTTTCCGAAGCAGGAAAAATACCAAAACAAGTAGCTTTTATTGAAGAAGGTATTTTACGAGTATGTTACTATAATAGCGAAGGGGATGAAATCACCAAATACTTTGTTGATGAAAATAATTTTGCGGTGGACATAAACAGCTTCAATCAAAAAATCCCCTCTTCCGAATATGTTCAGGCTTTAACAGATTGTTCACTACTTGTATTTTCTACAGAATCACTCAACGATTTATCAGGTACTATCATTCAGTGGGACGGCATTATCAATAAGATAACCGAAAAAGCATTGATTGAAAAGGTAAATAAACTAAGTCCAATGTTAGCCGAAGATGCTACAACAAGGTATCTAAGTTTTCTTGAAAAGTTTCCGAATTTAGCCAACAGAATTCCGCTTTCCTATCTCGCTTCCTATTTAGGAATCACTCAATCATCGTTAAGTAGGATTCGAAAAAGCATCTGAAATGAGCACCGAAGGTTTTCGGTACAAATTCCATGTAGCCTTTAAAATGAATTAAATATACATGAATTCATTATTTGCCAAATGGCAAATGTTTTTGCTTTTGAAGTGTTGAACTTTGCTTCATCATTTTAATAAAAGACAAAAACAATATGGATTCAATAATTATTACAGGAGCAACCAGTGGAATTGGCTTTGAGTGTGCTTTACAAATGGCTCAAATTGCCAAAAACGAACAAATTATCATTCCTGCCAGAAATATTGGAGCAGGAAAAGGCATAATAGAAAAAATAAAAGACAAGACAGGTCATAAAAACCTAAAATGCTTGGAATTGGATTTGGCTTCATTAGAATCTATAAGAAACTTCTCTGAATCATTTGCCAAGGAAAAAAACAATTCCATTTCTATCTTGATAAATAATGCAGGAGTACAGAATATTGGCGAAACACAATATACGGCAGATGGATTTGAGCAGACATTTGGTGTGAATCATCTCGGTTCGTTTGCCTTGACTTTGCAATTGCTGCCCTTAATGAAAAATGACGGACACATAACATTCACATCTAGCGAAACACACGACCCATCACTTAAAACTCCAATAGAACCACCAATTTATACCAGTGTTCAAGAGCTTGCTTTCTCAAAAGAAACTTCCGAAAAAACTAACATAGTTGGACAAAGAAGGTATTCTACTTCAAAATTGTGTAACATAATGACCACTTATGAATTACAAGAGCGATTAAAAAAAACAAATATTAGGGTGAATGCCTATGACCCAGGAATGACTCCAGGAACAGGACTTGCCAAAACTTATTCACCTGTTATGCGATTTTTATGGAAAAACGTATTCCCTGTTTTGACCTTATTAAAAAGTAACATACATACACCAGCTCAAGCAGGAAGAAATTTAGCAAAACTTGCTTATTCTGAAAAGTACAAAGACTTGAAGGGAATTTATTTCTCGGATGGGAAAGTTGTTAAAACATCTGTTGATTCTTATAACAAGGTTTTTCAAAAAGACTTGTGGAGTGGCAGCCTTGAACTTACAAAAACCACATTTACAGAATAACAAAAAGAAACATCTAAAAATGGCAGCAGGTAGCAATTAAGCTACAATGATGCGATTAAGGCTTCGGTTTATTGTAGTCCTGAGCAGTCAGGATTGGACTCAAGCTCCGAGAGCTTTCTGCTAAGGGGATTGGATTGGTTTTGTTGGGTAATTCAGGGAATTACGTGGCAGTAAAATTATTAAAAAGTAGACGAATTGATTCTCCAATAGTGCTTTTAAATCTTTGTCTCGGTGGTTTTTGAGTTATTTTCAGTGGATCATTACATGGATTAACAACAATGTGAAGTGTAACGGTCTACCGGAGTCATAGGGGTGGCGTGGGTATTGATGGATTTTACTTAAGCTGTTTAAAATTATAATAGACAATAGGTGAATAGGTAAAGGTAGTCCAACTCCGCTTTTCTTTAGATTGACCCGCAGGAGGGGGGAGATAAGTCTGTTTCTTTAAGGCAAAGAAAAAGGTATTACCATCTAAGGTATCTAGCTATTTGAATTATCGTTACTAGTCCTTAAATTGTCTTCTACATCAGATGCCCTAATGTTAGCATTCATTAAAAATACCGTTCATCTTTAATAACAACATTTCTGATTTAATAAAAATTTGATCCTCAAAAATAGGCGGACTTTTTAATATCAAATGGTTAAAGTAATCAATAAATGGAAAATTTAGTTGGAGATACTACAGGATTAATTCATTTAATTTCATCTAGCAGTGCTCTTTTATTCGGAACGCTTGTTTTAATGCTAAAAAAAGGCACAAAACTGCACGTGAAAATGGGCTATCTTTATTTAATTAGTATGGGAGTTCTGATTTTAACTGCACTCATGATTTATAGATTATTCAATGGATGGGGGATTTTTCATTTTGCAACGCTCTTCAGTTTATTGACAATAATACTTGGAATGATTCCGGTTTGGACCAAAAAGCCCTTAAATACCTGGAAATTTCGGCATTTTACATTTATGTATTGGTCTGTAATAGGACTTTATTCAGCGTTTGGGGCTGAAATTTTAACTAGAATTCCAAAATCACCTTTTTTTGGAATGGTAGGGTTGGCAACAGTATTAATTTTGTTTTTTGGGGCAATATTCTTTAGAAAAAATAGAAGGAAATGGATAAAAGTATTTGGTTCTTAAAATGAACGAAATACCAATATCCTATAAAATTTATTACTCAGCCAGTTTAGAGTTGAATGGATTTTCCTAGCGGATTTTTTCTCGTCCAAAATGGAGAAATAAACAATAAAATATATCAGGAACTTTGTGAAGTTTCTAAAGCAACAGCTACAAGAGACTTGACGGAGTTAGTAGATAAAAAGTATTTATTTGAAAAAGTAGGAATTACAGGGGCTGCAACTAATTACGTGTTAAAAAAAATAATGGGCTAATAATGGGCTCATTATTCAATCAAAAGCAAATAGAACCAATCAAAATTTAATATTAATGTTTGCAAAATAAAATAGCAAAAACCCAACGGTCAAGAAGCTGTGGTAATCCAGTAGGTGTAAATCGCACCTAAATAATTTGCTGTTCATTTAGAAGAGTTCCACCCGTGAGGGTTACGCTCAAGTTCGGCAGGCTCAAATGTGCATGCTAAAATACCCACACGTCAACCAATTAGTGGCTCCGAGAAGTTGTACCTGTAGATTGGAAGTGTTGATCTCGATTTTAAGGAAACTTTATTGTTTACCCCGTTCTCCCCGGGGCCTGTCCTGTATTTAACAGGATCCGGTTTGATAAAGGGACTGATATTGTTCCGCTTATTATTATCTTTATCGGTAATTAAAATAAGTAGGCAATCAGGATCTACTCTACTAATCAATTAAGACTATGAAAGGACAATTTTTACAAATCCTAAAATATGTTGCGGTAGCAACTTTAGGTTGTCTAAGCTTGTTTTTTGTGGCAGTTCTTGTACCCTACCAGCCTATTAATTTCCCTGAAAAGAATTATTCTCGATTGATCTTAGAAAACATAAATATCGTAGACCTAAAAAACGATACAATTCTTGAAAATCAGTATTTATTGGTTGAAGGAAATCAAATAAAAAGAATAGATTCAGAACCATTTAAATCAGCGCAAGGTGATTGTAAAATTATAGATGGGACGGATAAATA
Protein-coding sequences here:
- a CDS encoding DUF488 domain-containing protein — protein: MGLIELLGGEVEELRLQKLLFLYAKKKTQSEYDFIPYKYGCYSYSAKADLNTMVKKGFLSETENKYCIEDKSNYFQKLKPADAKLLKEVVWDYGQMSRNALIKHTYLNFPFYAINSTIANEVLPGSLYDRVKEAIPNDEEITLFTIGYEGISLEKYLQKLIRNNVKLLVDVRKNPLSMKFGFSKTLLKRFCNSLNIEYFHIPEVGISSDKRQQLESQTDYDNLFAEYRKTTLSETKKAQQEILKLLMQYKRIALTCFEAEPCQCHRSHLAEFISKSPDFKYSLRHL
- a CDS encoding DUF2306 domain-containing protein, which encodes MENLVGDTTGLIHLISSSSALLFGTLVLMLKKGTKLHVKMGYLYLISMGVLILTALMIYRLFNGWGIFHFATLFSLLTIILGMIPVWTKKPLNTWKFRHFTFMYWSVIGLYSAFGAEILTRIPKSPFFGMVGLATVLILFFGAIFFRKNRRKWIKVFGS
- a CDS encoding Crp/Fnr family transcriptional regulator codes for the protein MDKLINYLLEFGQLNQQQIDMIKRKAQVLELKKGDYFSEAGKIPKQVAFIEEGILRVCYYNSEGDEITKYFVDENNFAVDINSFNQKIPSSEYVQALTDCSLLVFSTESLNDLSGTIIQWDGIINKITEKALIEKVNKLSPMLAEDATTRYLSFLEKFPNLANRIPLSYLASYLGITQSSLSRIRKSI
- a CDS encoding SDR family NAD(P)-dependent oxidoreductase, with product MDSIIITGATSGIGFECALQMAQIAKNEQIIIPARNIGAGKGIIEKIKDKTGHKNLKCLELDLASLESIRNFSESFAKEKNNSISILINNAGVQNIGETQYTADGFEQTFGVNHLGSFALTLQLLPLMKNDGHITFTSSETHDPSLKTPIEPPIYTSVQELAFSKETSEKTNIVGQRRYSTSKLCNIMTTYELQERLKKTNIRVNAYDPGMTPGTGLAKTYSPVMRFLWKNVFPVLTLLKSNIHTPAQAGRNLAKLAYSEKYKDLKGIYFSDGKVVKTSVDSYNKVFQKDLWSGSLELTKTTFTE